A region of Flavobacteriales bacterium DNA encodes the following proteins:
- a CDS encoding acetyltransferase gives MKKLIIIGTGDYAEMALRYISRDGEVEVVAFTVERDFLSSDDFQGLPVVPFEDLEEHYPTGDHIVIAGIGPNQVNTIRERLFNEAVVKGYEAFTFISSRANVWSEDSVGEGSFVFDGVTIEPEAVIGKNTVLWSNAVVAHHSTIGDHCFLAPGASVSGRIVVKDNCFLGINCTLRDNITVAEKCIIGGGAVIKKDTRAGEVYSARPADRLDKNSLSTKV, from the coding sequence ATGAAGAAATTGATCATCATAGGCACCGGTGACTATGCAGAAATGGCCCTTCGCTATATCTCACGGGATGGAGAAGTGGAGGTGGTGGCTTTTACAGTAGAACGTGATTTCTTGTCCAGCGATGATTTTCAAGGTCTACCGGTAGTTCCATTCGAGGATCTGGAAGAGCACTATCCGACCGGAGATCATATTGTCATCGCGGGGATAGGGCCCAATCAGGTCAATACAATTCGAGAGCGCTTGTTCAATGAAGCTGTGGTCAAAGGCTATGAAGCATTCACTTTTATCTCTTCTCGGGCCAATGTATGGTCTGAGGATAGCGTTGGTGAGGGTTCTTTCGTTTTCGATGGAGTGACTATAGAACCCGAAGCTGTCATCGGAAAGAACACAGTTCTCTGGTCCAACGCTGTGGTGGCGCACCATAGCACTATCGGGGACCATTGTTTTCTAGCCCCAGGGGCTTCTGTATCAGGTCGTATCGTTGTCAAGGATAATTGCTTCCTCGGCATCAATTGTACACTCAGGGACAACATCACGGTGGCAGAGAAGTGCATCATAGGTGGGGGAGCAGTCATCAAGAAGGACACCCGAGCAGGGGAGGTGTATTCAGCACGTCCGGCCGATCGACTTGATAAGAACAGTCTCAGCACCAAGGTCTAG
- a CDS encoding class I SAM-dependent methyltransferase yields the protein MSAERIPNEERIIGYYQEKLSESGFTAKGVDWKDEESQELRFEVINRYIDLDVSPSVLDVGCGAGSYYAYCKSLGKEIAYTGLDIVPEMTEHVKATHPEVQVYLGPIDDFTEAHDYVIASGTFNASIGTDMEAWASYVKSSILKMHQLARKAVIINLMSPYVDYTYERLYYPDLNELTRFLIDNCGRDWVIDHDYELYEFTLMIRKSKG from the coding sequence ATGAGTGCCGAGAGAATACCCAATGAGGAACGTATCATCGGATACTATCAAGAGAAGCTTTCTGAGAGCGGCTTCACTGCCAAAGGAGTGGACTGGAAAGATGAAGAAAGCCAAGAACTGCGGTTCGAAGTGATAAATCGCTACATCGATCTGGACGTATCTCCTTCTGTCTTGGATGTAGGTTGCGGTGCAGGATCATACTATGCCTATTGCAAGTCCTTGGGAAAGGAGATAGCCTATACCGGTCTGGATATCGTGCCAGAGATGACCGAACATGTAAAGGCCACCCATCCTGAGGTCCAGGTCTACCTTGGTCCCATCGATGACTTCACAGAAGCGCATGACTATGTGATCGCTTCAGGCACCTTCAATGCCAGCATTGGTACAGACATGGAAGCATGGGCCTCCTATGTTAAGTCCTCGATATTGAAGATGCACCAACTGGCCAGAAAGGCCGTAATCATCAATCTGATGTCACCCTATGTGGACTATACCTATGAGCGACTCTACTATCCGGATCTCAATGAGCTCACCCGGTTTCTCATTGATAACTGTGGTAGGGATTGGGTCATAGACCATGACTACGAGCTCTACGAATTCACCCTGATGATCCGTAAATCCAAAGGATGA
- a CDS encoding glycosyltransferase family 2 protein, whose amino-acid sequence MKVSIVTSVYRSQGFLREFHSRTCEVLDRLAIEEAEFIYVIDGITDDSIALLQSLKADDPRIRIIELSRNFGHHKAIMTGIRKSSGDRVFIIDCDLEEPPELLATFYEHMDSENVDAVYGVQSARKGGWGERIFGSFFYWAFNKLADVPIEKNILMARLVSRPYVDALSEFQERSLFLGGVFALVGFDQRSVEVEKGSRGESNYSFRKRLSLMIDAITSSTHRLLVYVFYLGILMSSISFIISLYYLTSALFLKEYLGGWPSLILSIWFLSGVIILCLGVVGMYISKMFIEIKQRPLTVIKQEL is encoded by the coding sequence GTGAAGGTCAGCATTGTCACCAGTGTGTATCGTTCACAAGGATTCCTCCGAGAATTCCACAGCCGCACGTGTGAAGTGCTGGATCGTCTCGCAATAGAGGAGGCCGAATTCATCTATGTCATTGATGGTATCACCGATGATTCTATAGCTCTTTTACAATCGCTCAAGGCCGATGACCCACGCATCCGCATCATTGAACTGTCACGGAACTTCGGACATCATAAAGCGATCATGACGGGTATCAGGAAGTCCTCTGGAGACAGGGTATTCATCATCGATTGTGATCTCGAAGAACCACCGGAATTATTGGCCACCTTCTACGAGCACATGGATTCGGAGAATGTGGATGCAGTCTATGGAGTCCAATCAGCACGTAAAGGAGGATGGGGCGAACGGATATTCGGTTCCTTTTTCTATTGGGCCTTCAACAAACTGGCCGATGTTCCCATAGAGAAGAACATACTCATGGCCCGACTGGTATCCCGACCCTATGTGGATGCATTGTCAGAATTCCAAGAAAGGTCTCTCTTCTTGGGTGGAGTATTTGCTTTGGTCGGCTTCGATCAGCGTTCGGTGGAAGTTGAAAAGGGTTCACGTGGAGAGAGCAATTATTCCTTCAGGAAACGACTCAGCCTGATGATCGATGCCATAACCTCATCTACTCACAGACTCTTGGTTTACGTCTTCTATCTAGGGATATTAATGAGCAGTATCAGTTTCATCATCAGTCTGTACTACCTCACCAGTGCTTTATTTCTCAAAGAGTACTTGGGTGGATGGCCCAGTCTGATCCTCTCTATCTGGTTCTTGAGTGGGGTGATCATCTTATGTCTTGGAGTAGTGGGAATGTATATCAGTAAGATGTTCATCGAAATCAAGCAACGCCCGCTCACAGTCATCAAACAAGAGCTATGA